One Thunnus thynnus chromosome 18, fThuThy2.1, whole genome shotgun sequence genomic region harbors:
- the LOC137169942 gene encoding galectin-3 isoform X2, translated as MDVSTSSNCQTPTMRSDALCGSYPSSGCAPQANSLWPSQPSGTGFPAWPGQPTQPAPCWSGQPNTPCWPGTQPAPVSVPAPVSVPDPAQVIPSYPAPTSTIIPAQAPTPVPALAPAPGQSCQPCWPGPQCQPPQAPAPVQVPAQVPTITPAPVPAPGPAPAHSMHPNVPGWPAHPGWPYNPGQSGWPGQHPSMMPPHWLPPTSGPLSVPYNLNLARGAYDKMMMTILGHVKPNAKMFTVNFLRGNDIAFHINPRFSEGGKQVLVRNHKLGERWGTEERDIKGPFPFALGSPFEGNVWLKRWKGLESRLGRRVLDKGSAVLQGDSWR; from the exons ATGGATGTAAGTACCTCATCAAATTGTCAGACCCCTACAATG cGTTCTGACGCTCTGTGTGGCAGCTACCCATCATCTGGTTGTGCCCCGCAGGCTAACAGCCTTTGGCCCAGCCAGCCGTCTGGAACTGGGTTCCCTGCATGGCCAGGACAGCCCACCCAGCCTGCACCATGCTGGTCCGGCCAGCCAAACACGCCCTGCTGGCCTGGGACACAACCAGCACCGGTGTCTGTCCCTGCCCCAGTTTCAGTTCCAGACCCGGCTCAAGTCATACCATCATACCCTGCCCCAACCTCAACCATAATCCCAGCTCAAGCTCCAACTCCAGTCCCAGCTCTGGCTCCAGCTCCAGGGCAAAGCTGCCAGCCTTGCTGGCCAGGCCCCCAGTGCCAGCCTCCACAGGCACCAGCGCCAGTTCAAGTCCCTGCTCAAGTCCCTACCATAACTCCTGCCCCAGTCCCAGCACCTGGTCCTGCTCCTGCTCACAGCATGCATCCAAATGTACCAGGTTGGCCTGCCCACCCTGGTTGGCCTTACAACCCTGGACAGTCAGGATGGCCTGGACAGCATCCATCCATGATGCCTCCACACTGGCTTCCACCCACATCTGGACCACTA AGTGTGCCATACAACTTGAACCTGGCCCGCGGAGCGTATGACAAGATGATGATGACCATCTTGGGCCATGTCAAACCAAATGCTAAAAT GTTCACTGTGAACTTTCTGAGAGGCAACGACATTGCCTTTCACATCAACCCTCGCTTCAGTGAGGGCGGCAAGCAGGTGTTGGTACGGAACCACAAACTGGGTGAGCGCTGGGGCACAGAAGAGAGGGATATAAAAGGACCCTTCCCCTTCGCTCTTGGAAGCCCTTTTGAG GGTAACGTTTGGCTGAAAAGATGGAAAGGGTTGGAAAGTCGTTTGGGCAGGCGGGTCCTAGATAAGGGAAGTGCTGTACTGCAGGGAGACTCCTGGAG ATGA
- the LOC137169942 gene encoding galectin-3 isoform X1 — protein sequence MDVSTSSNCQTPTMRSDALCGSYPSSGCAPQANSLWPSQPSGTGFPAWPGQPTQPAPCWSGQPNTPCWPGTQPAPVSVPAPVSVPDPAQVIPSYPAPTSTIIPAQAPTPVPALAPAPGQSCQPCWPGPQCQPPQAPAPVQVPAQVPTITPAPVPAPGPAPAHSMHPNVPGWPAHPGWPYNPGQSGWPGQHPSMMPPHWLPPTSGPLSVPYNLNLARGAYDKMMMTILGHVKPNAKMFTVNFLRGNDIAFHINPRFSEGGKQVLVRNHKLGERWGTEERDIKGPFPFALGSPFEMKILCTQETFRVAVNNIPLFEFRHRIRELNQIDRINILHDVVLTYVNVETLP from the exons ATGGATGTAAGTACCTCATCAAATTGTCAGACCCCTACAATG cGTTCTGACGCTCTGTGTGGCAGCTACCCATCATCTGGTTGTGCCCCGCAGGCTAACAGCCTTTGGCCCAGCCAGCCGTCTGGAACTGGGTTCCCTGCATGGCCAGGACAGCCCACCCAGCCTGCACCATGCTGGTCCGGCCAGCCAAACACGCCCTGCTGGCCTGGGACACAACCAGCACCGGTGTCTGTCCCTGCCCCAGTTTCAGTTCCAGACCCGGCTCAAGTCATACCATCATACCCTGCCCCAACCTCAACCATAATCCCAGCTCAAGCTCCAACTCCAGTCCCAGCTCTGGCTCCAGCTCCAGGGCAAAGCTGCCAGCCTTGCTGGCCAGGCCCCCAGTGCCAGCCTCCACAGGCACCAGCGCCAGTTCAAGTCCCTGCTCAAGTCCCTACCATAACTCCTGCCCCAGTCCCAGCACCTGGTCCTGCTCCTGCTCACAGCATGCATCCAAATGTACCAGGTTGGCCTGCCCACCCTGGTTGGCCTTACAACCCTGGACAGTCAGGATGGCCTGGACAGCATCCATCCATGATGCCTCCACACTGGCTTCCACCCACATCTGGACCACTA AGTGTGCCATACAACTTGAACCTGGCCCGCGGAGCGTATGACAAGATGATGATGACCATCTTGGGCCATGTCAAACCAAATGCTAAAAT GTTCACTGTGAACTTTCTGAGAGGCAACGACATTGCCTTTCACATCAACCCTCGCTTCAGTGAGGGCGGCAAGCAGGTGTTGGTACGGAACCACAAACTGGGTGAGCGCTGGGGCACAGAAGAGAGGGATATAAAAGGACCCTTCCCCTTCGCTCTTGGAAGCCCTTTTGAG ATGAAGATCCTGTGCACTCAAGAGACGTTCAGGGTGGCAGTGAACAACATCCCACTATTTGAGTTCCGGCACCGCATCAGAGAGCTCAACCAGATTGACCGAATCAACATCCTGCATGATGTCGTCCTCACCTACGTCAATGTGGAGACACTTCCATAG